CCGGTCCAGACCCTCTTCCCCGGCCAGGACGGCGCTCCCCACCTTCACCACCAGGCGCCTTGCGGAAAGCCCAGGCCGCATTAAGGCCCAGGATAGCACCTTATCATCTCATCCAATTTCTCCCGGGCCCTGTTAGGGTCGAAGGGATGAGCCTGCGAGCCAGCCTTTATCTAGCCTTGGCCTTCCTCTTGGCAGCGTGCGACGCGTCCTCCGTCAACACCCCCCCACAGGTCTCAGCTTTCCAAGCCACCCCCCCCTGAAGGGGAAGCCCCCCTCAGTGTCCGCTTCACCTGGACCGCGCAAGACCCCGATGGGGACGCGTTGCGCTGCGTCCTAAAACCGGGAGATGGGGCCACGCTCATCCTGGACCCTTGCGGCACCTCCTACACCTACACGAACCCCAACGATTACACCGCACTTCTTCAGGTTTCCGACAGAAAGGGGGCCACAGCTCAAAAGTCGGTCCTAGTCCGGGTCCACCCCAAGAAAGACTTCACCCTCAGCCTGAACCCCACGAGCCTCACCGTCCCGCAAGGGGCTAGCGGCGCCACCACCCTGACCCTCGCCCCGAAGGGCGGGTTCACCGGCACCGTGAGCCTAAGCCTGGTGGGGGCTCCCAGCGGCATCACCCTCTCCCCCACGAGCGTGAATGTTACCGGCTCCAGTCCTGTGATCCAGACCCTCACCCTTACCGTGGGAAGCGGGGTGGCCCCGGGGACCTACAACCTCCAGGTAAGGGCCTCCTTGGGAAGCCTCTCCAAGACGGCCAACCTGGTCCTCAACGTCACCACCCCGACCAATCCAGACTTCACCATGGTCCTGGAAAGCAACCACCTCACCGTCACACCTGGGGGCACTGCCCAAGTGCGCTTGGCCGTGACGGGAAACGGTGGGACCCTAAGCCTTCGCCTGGTGGACAGCAACAACGCCCCCTTTGCCTCGGTCAGCCTCTCCCCTTCCACTGCCCCTATACCCTCTGCTCCCATGCTAGAGTTTTCCGCTAGCCCTTCCTTGGCCCCAGGCACCTACCCATTGAAGGTCCAGGGGACCAGCAACGGCGTCACCAAGGAGGCCCCCCTTACCCTCGAGGTCCGTACCTCTTCCACCGTCAACCTGAGGATCCTCAAGGCGGAATGGGGGCAGACTGTTCTCAAAGAGAACCTCCGCCTGGTGGCGGGGAAGGAAGCCCTCCTTCGGGTGCACCTTTTGGCAAGCCCCTCGGCCATCTCCCTAAGCCAGCCCCTTAGCGGGGCGGTCTACCTGGGTAGCGCCTTCCAGGGGAACCTCAGCTTCACCTGCCCCAACCCCATCCCCACAAGCACCGTCCAGGGGGACCTTTCCACCACCTGCAACGCCACCTTACCCGGCAACTGGGTAGCCCCAGGCCTCAGGGTGGAACTCAGGGCTGATCCCAACAACGAGGTAGCCGAAAGCAACGAAGCCGACAATGCCCTTACCCTGAGCCCCTCCATGGGGGCGGGCACCGTCCTCCACCTCACCGTGGTGCCCGTGCTCCACCAGGGGCAAACCGCCTCCATCCCCGGCTTCGCTCAGACCCTCTGGCGCATCTGGCCTCTATAGGCCATTTCATCCTCTACCCGAGCCCCCTACACCTTCTCGGGGACCCTAAGCCCCAACGACGGCAACTCCTGGAGCCAGCTTTTGGGAGAGTTGCGAATCCTTCGACAAGCGGACGGAAG
The genomic region above belongs to Thermus sediminis and contains:
- a CDS encoding COG1470 family protein, whose product is MRCVLKPGDGATLILDPCGTSYTYTNPNDYTALLQVSDRKGATAQKSVLVRVHPKKDFTLSLNPTSLTVPQGASGATTLTLAPKGGFTGTVSLSLVGAPSGITLSPTSVNVTGSSPVIQTLTLTVGSGVAPGTYNLQVRASLGSLSKTANLVLNVTTPTNPDFTMVLESNHLTVTPGGTAQVRLAVTGNGGTLSLRLVDSNNAPFASVSLSPSTAPIPSAPMLEFSASPSLAPGTYPLKVQGTSNGVTKEAPLTLEVRTSSTVNLRILKAEWGQTVLKENLRLVAGKEALLRVHLLASPSAISLSQPLSGAVYLGSAFQGNLSFTCPNPIPTSTVQGDLSTTCNATLPGNWVAPGLRVELRADPNNEVAESNEADNALTLSPSMGAGTVLHLTVVPVLHQGQTASIPGFAQTLWRIWPL